In Hyphomicrobiaceae bacterium, the following are encoded in one genomic region:
- a CDS encoding thioesterase family protein has translation MKPTLQPGAKTEFSFRVPASKTVPHLYPEAHEFQQMPKVFATGFMVGLMEWTCLKVLENHLDEGEGSLGIHINVSHLAATVPHQVVTVQAEVTKVEGRHVSFHVKASDEFDVIGEGEHERMIVAWEKFVARVNDKAKRARVAGI, from the coding sequence ATGAAACCTACCCTTCAGCCCGGCGCCAAGACCGAGTTCTCGTTTCGCGTTCCTGCGAGCAAGACGGTCCCTCATCTCTACCCAGAAGCGCACGAGTTCCAGCAGATGCCCAAGGTGTTCGCCACCGGGTTCATGGTTGGGCTGATGGAATGGACGTGCCTGAAGGTGCTGGAGAACCATCTCGATGAGGGCGAAGGCTCACTTGGAATACACATCAACGTGTCGCATCTGGCGGCGACTGTGCCCCATCAAGTGGTGACGGTGCAGGCGGAAGTGACCAAGGTTGAAGGCCGACACGTGTCGTTTCACGTCAAGGCTAGCGACGAGTTCGACGTGATCGGCGAAGGCGAGCATGAACGCATGATTGTCGCATGGGAAAAGTTTGTCGCGCGGGTCAACGACAAAGCAAAACGCGCTCGGGTGGCGGGAATTTAG
- a CDS encoding NADH-quinone oxidoreductase subunit C produces MTNLNELGSHIQANLPDKIVGSVVAFDELTLTCGADDLTALLTLLRDDEKCQFEVLIDICGVDYPERAKRFDVVYHLLSPRLNQRIRVKVQADDVTPVPSVNDVFPAADWYEREAYDMYGIRFLGHPDLRRLLTDYGFQGYPLRKDFPLTGYVEVRYDDEQKRVVYEPVKLTQDFRNFDFESPWEGTQYVLPGDEKASGA; encoded by the coding sequence ATGACAAATCTCAACGAACTCGGCAGTCACATCCAGGCGAACCTGCCCGACAAGATCGTCGGAAGCGTTGTCGCTTTTGACGAATTGACCCTGACGTGCGGTGCGGATGATCTGACCGCACTCCTCACGCTGTTGCGCGACGATGAGAAGTGCCAGTTCGAGGTGCTGATCGACATCTGCGGCGTCGACTATCCCGAGCGCGCAAAACGCTTCGATGTCGTCTACCATTTGCTGTCGCCGCGTCTCAATCAGCGCATCCGCGTCAAGGTGCAGGCTGACGACGTAACGCCGGTCCCTTCGGTGAATGACGTCTTTCCAGCCGCCGATTGGTATGAACGGGAGGCCTACGACATGTACGGCATCCGCTTCTTGGGCCATCCGGATTTGCGCCGCCTGCTCACCGACTATGGCTTCCAGGGCTATCCGCTGCGCAAGGATTTCCCGCTCACCGGTTATGTCGAAGTGCGCTACGACGACGAGCAGAAGCGCGTTGTGTACGAGCCCGTGAAGCTGACGCAGGATTTCCGCAACTTTGATTTCGAAAGTCCCTGGGAGGGTACGCAATACGTTCTGCCCGGTGACGAAAAGGCAAGTGGAGCCTGA
- a CDS encoding NADH-quinone oxidoreductase subunit B family protein yields MGVTRDDAVLFERVFDRVREGATGGAPSGIIRPDDPFFTTVNDELADKGFLVTTTDDLINWARTGSLMWMTFGLACCAVEMMQASMPRYDLERFGFAPRASPRQSDVMIVAGTLTNKMAPALRKVYDQMPEPRYVISMGSCANGGGYYHYSYAVVRGCDRIVPVDIYVPGCPPTAEALLYGVLLLQRKIRRTGTIER; encoded by the coding sequence ATGGGAGTGACCCGCGACGACGCAGTTCTTTTCGAGCGCGTGTTCGACCGTGTGCGCGAAGGTGCAACGGGTGGCGCGCCGTCTGGGATCATCAGGCCGGATGATCCCTTCTTCACAACAGTGAACGACGAGCTTGCCGATAAGGGCTTCCTCGTCACCACGACCGACGATCTGATCAACTGGGCGCGCACGGGTTCGCTCATGTGGATGACATTCGGTCTGGCCTGCTGCGCTGTCGAGATGATGCAAGCCTCGATGCCACGCTATGATCTGGAACGCTTTGGCTTTGCGCCGCGCGCTTCCCCGCGCCAGTCGGACGTGATGATCGTTGCTGGCACGCTGACCAACAAGATGGCGCCCGCCTTGCGCAAGGTCTACGACCAGATGCCCGAGCCGCGCTATGTGATCTCGATGGGATCCTGCGCCAACGGTGGCGGTTACTACCACTATTCTTATGCGGTGGTGCGCGGTTGCGACCGCATCGTGCCGGTGGATATCTACGTGCCGGGCTGCCCGCCCACGGCAGAGGCGCTCCTTTATGGCGTGCTGCTTCTCCAGCGCAAGATCCGCCGCACGGGAACGATCGAGCGGTAA
- a CDS encoding NADH-quinone oxidoreductase subunit A, giving the protein MTDLFNHYLPLVIFIGVALFIGGALMLAPFLVAVRNPDPEKVSAYECGFNAFDDARMKFDVRFYLVSILFIIFDLEVAFLFPWAVAFKEIGSFGFWSMMVFLGVLTVGFIYEWKKGALEWE; this is encoded by the coding sequence ATGACCGACCTCTTCAATCACTACTTACCGCTGGTAATCTTCATCGGTGTGGCGTTGTTCATCGGTGGGGCCCTCATGCTCGCGCCCTTTCTGGTTGCCGTGCGCAACCCCGATCCTGAGAAGGTATCGGCCTACGAGTGCGGCTTCAACGCCTTCGACGACGCGCGCATGAAGTTCGATGTGCGCTTCTATCTTGTGTCGATCCTGTTCATCATCTTCGACCTCGAAGTTGCGTTCCTGTTTCCTTGGGCCGTCGCTTTCAAGGAGATCGGGAGCTTTGGGTTCTGGTCGATGATGGTGTTTCTTGGCGTTCTGACCGTCGGCTTCATCTACGAGTGGAAGAAAGGTGCGCTCGAATGGGAGTGA
- a CDS encoding DUF1993 domain-containing protein: MSLSMYQACVPALVRTLTQLDLILDKAANHARVHNIDPSVLLSARLYPDMFTCARQVQIVTDFCKGASHRLAGRDVPVWADEESTFAELKDRVAKTRALLETFAPADIDGSEDRDITLKLSGMSVKFKGQSYLLQFVLPNVYFHAATAYGILRHNGVELGKMDFIGPLG, translated from the coding sequence ATGTCGCTTTCGATGTATCAGGCTTGTGTGCCTGCCTTGGTGCGCACGCTAACCCAGCTCGACCTAATTCTCGATAAGGCGGCGAACCATGCGCGTGTGCATAACATCGATCCATCGGTGCTGCTGTCAGCGCGACTTTATCCCGACATGTTCACGTGCGCTCGCCAGGTTCAGATCGTGACGGACTTCTGCAAGGGCGCGAGCCATCGGCTAGCGGGCCGTGATGTTCCGGTGTGGGCCGATGAGGAAAGTACATTTGCCGAATTGAAGGATCGCGTAGCCAAGACGCGGGCGCTTCTTGAGACTTTCGCACCCGCCGACATCGACGGCTCCGAGGATCGCGACATAACGCTGAAACTCTCTGGTATGTCGGTGAAGTTCAAGGGCCAGTCCTACCTGCTGCAATTCGTGCTGCCCAACGTGTATTTTCACGCAGCTACCGCCTACGGCATCCTTCGTCACAACGGCGTGGAGCTTGGCAAGATGGATTTCATCGGCCCGCTGGGTTGA
- a CDS encoding HU family DNA-binding protein encodes MGRTHMSKKDLIDAVAKECELTKEKAGSVVDAVLAHIRNTMKEGHEVRIPDFGTFKVAKRKAREGRNPATGETIKIAAAVVPKFTPAKGLKEALN; translated from the coding sequence ATAGGACGGACCCACATGAGCAAAAAAGACCTGATCGACGCCGTTGCAAAAGAGTGTGAGCTGACGAAGGAGAAGGCCGGCAGCGTCGTTGACGCCGTGCTCGCCCACATTCGCAACACCATGAAGGAAGGCCATGAAGTGCGCATTCCTGACTTCGGCACCTTCAAGGTCGCCAAGCGCAAAGCACGCGAAGGCCGCAACCCCGCAACGGGCGAGACGATCAAGATCGCTGCCGCTGTCGTGCCAAAATTTACGCCGGCCAAAGGCCTCAAGGAAGCGCTCAACTGA